The following are from one region of the Epinephelus fuscoguttatus linkage group LG11, E.fuscoguttatus.final_Chr_v1 genome:
- the fosab gene encoding v-fos FBJ murine osteosarcoma viral oncogene homolog Ab, with protein sequence MMFTSFNTECDSSRCSTASPSGDNVGYFPSPAGSYSSMGSPQSQDFTDLTASSASFIPTVTAISTSPDLQWMVQPLISSVAPSHRPHPYSPSPAYTRPGMRSASKAHNSAKRGRAEQCSPEEEEKKRVRRERNKQAAAKCRNRRRELTDSLQAETDQLEDEKSNLQNDIANLLKEKERLEFILAAHQPICKIPSELDSDFSVVSLSPAHPCLSTAVSSQSETTTPKATTIASSQPTYTSTSNSLFSTTNSVLSTATISSSAIKMADLESSVLEESLDLLAKTEMESARSVPEVDLSNSLYTTQDWEPLHATANNGDFEPLCTPVVTCTPACTTYTSSFVFTFPEAETFPTCGIAHRRGSNSNDQSSDSLSSPTLLAL encoded by the exons GCAGCACCGCTTCCCCGTCCGGGGACAATGTGGGATACTTTCCGTCACCAGCCGGATCTTACTCCAGCATGGGATCCCCCCAGTCTCAG GATTTCACTGACCTGACAGCATCAAGTGCCTCCTTCATCCCCACTGTCACAGCCATTTCAACAAGCCCGGATCTGCAGTGGATGGTCCAGCCTTTGATCTCCTCAGTGGCCCCCTCTCACAGACCTCACCCCTACAGCCCCAGCCCAGCATACACCAGACCAGGCATGAGGTCTGCATCCAAGGCTCATAACTCTGCCAAGAGGGGCAGAGCAGAACAG TGTTCacctgaggaggaagagaagaagagagttCGCAGAGAGAGGAACAAGCAGGCAGCAGCCAAATGCCGCAACAGGAGGAGAGAGCTTACAGACAGTCTGCAAGCT GAAACTGATCAGCTGGAGGATGAGAAGTCCAATCTGCAGAATGATATTGCTAATCTGTTGAAGGAGAAGGAAAGGCTTGAGTTCATTCTGGCTGCCCATCAGCCCATCTGCAAAATCCCCTCAGAGCTGGACAGCGACTTCTCTGTGGTCTCCCTTTCTCCCGCCCACCCCTGCCTGTCCACCGCCGTGTCCTCCCAGTCAGAGACCACCACCCCAAAGGCAACCACTATCGCTTCCAGCCAGCCAACCTACACCTCAACCTCCAACTCCCTCTTCTCCACTACAAACTCCGTCCTCTCCACCGCCACCATCTCCAGCAGCGCCATCAAGATGGCAGACCTGGAGTCCTCCGTCCTGGAGGAGTCTCTGGACCTGCTGGCAAAGACGGAGATGGAGTCAGCGCGGTCAGTCCCGGAGGTCGACCTGTCCAACTCCCTGTACACAACTCAGGACTGGGAGCCCCTTCACGCCACAGCCAATAACGGTGACTTTGAGCCCCTGTGCACACCCGTGGTGACCTGCACGCCAGCCTGCACCACCTACACGTCTTCGTTTGTGTTTACCTTCCCAGAGGCTGAGACCTTCCCCACCTGTGGCATCGCCCACAGGAGAGGAAGCAACAGCAACGACCAGTCCTCCGATTCCCTCAGCTCCCCTACCCTGCTGGCCCTTTAA
- the tmed10 gene encoding transmembrane emp24 domain-containing protein 10: MARLAALLLLPVLIESVFSISFFLPVNSRKCLREEIHKDVLVTGEYEITEQANTKTNLKITDSSSHTLYSKEDATKGKFAFTTEDYDMFEVCFESKSPMGTGRVPDQLVNLDMKHGVEAKNYEEIAKVEKLKPLEVELRRLEDLSESIVNDFAYMKKREEEMRDTNESTNTRVLYFSIFSMCCLIGLATWQVFYLRRFFKAKKLIE; this comes from the exons ATGGCTCGACTCGCTGCGCTACTGTTGTTACCGGTTCTTATTGAATCTGTATTTTCTATTTCCTTCTTTTTACCGGTCAACTCAAGAAAGTGTTTACGAGAGGAGATCCACAAAGACGTCCTGGTCACGGGGGAGTATGAAATAACCGAACAGGCGAACACCAAAACTAATCTGAAG ATCACAGATTCCTCCAGCCACACTCTTTATTCCAAGGAAGATGCAACAAAAGGAAAGTTTGCATTCACCACAGAGGACTATGACATGTTTGAGGTGTGCTTTGAGAGCAAATCACCCATGG GGACTGGAAGAGTGCCTGACCAGCTGGTCAATCTGGACATGAAGCATGGTGTGGAGGCCAAAAACTATGAAGAG ATCGCCAAGGTGGAGAAGCTGAAGCCTCTCGAGGTCGAGCTGAGGCGACTGGAGGACCTGTCGGAGTCCATCGTCAATGACTTTGCTTACatgaagaagagagaggaggagatgagggaCACCAATG AGTCCACCAACACACGTGTGCTGTACTTCAGCATATTCTCCATGTGCTGTCTCATTGGGCTGGCCACATGGCAGGTCTTCTACTTGCGGCGCTTCTTCAAGGCAAAGAAGCTGATCGAGTAG
- the eif2b2 gene encoding translation initiation factor eIF-2B subunit beta, protein MPGPDKETDLTERVEAFLSDLKRGGSGTGPLRGSGETARETTALLRRITAQARWSSAGDLMDIIRKEGRRMTAAQPSETTVGNMIRRVLKIIREEYARSRGSSEEADQQESLHKLLTSGGLSEENFRQHFATLKANVIEAINELLTELEGTTDNIAMQALEHIHSNEVIMTIGRSRTVEAFLKDAARKRKFHVIVAECAPFCQGHEMATSLSKAGIETTVITDAAIFAVMSRVNKVIIGTQTILANGGLRAVNGTHTLALAAKHHSTPLIVCAPMFKLSPQFPNEEDTFHKFVSPQEVLPFTEGEILSKVNVHCPVFDYVPPELITLFISNIGGHAPSYIYRLMSELYHPEDHEL, encoded by the exons ATGCCGGGCCCAGACAAAGAAACAGACCTGACGGAGAGAGTTGAAGCGTTTCTGTCCGACCTGAAGCGCGGGGGCAGCGGAACGGGACCGCTGCGGGGCTCGGGGGAGACAGCCCGGGAGACGACAGCCCTGCTCCGCAGAATCACAGCCCAGGCTCGGTGGAGCAGCGCAG GTGATCTGATGGATATAATCCGTAAAGAGGGGAGGAGAATGACCGCCGCTCAGCCGTCAGAGACCACTGTTGGAAACATGATCAGACGGGTGTTGAAGATCATCAGAGAGGAATACGCCAG ATCTCGAGGCAGCAGTGAAGAGGCGGACCAGCAGGAATCTCTCCACAAGCTGCTGACCTCTGGAGGACTCAGCGAGGAGAACTTCAGACAGCATTTTGCCACTCTCAAAGCAAATGTCATCGAGGCGATTAATGAACTGCTGACCGAGCTGG aggGAACGACTGACAACATAGCAATGCAGGCCCTGGAGCACATTCACTCTAATGAGGTCATCATGACGATCGGTCGCTCTCGCACCGTGGAGGCTTTCCTCAAAGACGCTGCGCGCAAACGCAAGTTCCATGTCATAGTGGCAGAGTGCGCCCCCTTCTGCCAA GGACATGAGATGGCAACCAGTCTCTCGAAAGCCGGCATCGAAACAACCGTGATCACAGACGCTGCTATATTCGCAGTCATGTCTCGTGTTAATAAG GTCATCATTGGTACGCAGACAATTCTGGCAAACGGAGGTCTGAGGGCCGTCAACGGGACACACACTCTGGCTCTTGCAGCCAAGCACCACTCAACACCGCTGATTGTTTGTGCTCCCATGTTCAAGCTCTCGCCTCAG TTCCCAAATGAAGAAGATACTTTCCATAAGTTTGTCTCTCCACAAGAGGTGCTTCCTTTCACTGAAG GTGAGATTCTCTCAAAGGTGAACGTGCACTGTCCGGTGTTTGACTACGTCCCACCTGAGCTCATCACACTGTTCATCTCTAACATCGGAGGACACGCACCATCATACATCTACCGACTGATGAGCGAACTCTACCACCCAGAAGACCACGAACTATAA